The Antedon mediterranea chromosome 11, ecAntMedi1.1, whole genome shotgun sequence genome window below encodes:
- the LOC140062829 gene encoding secretory carrier-associated membrane protein 1-like isoform X1, which produces MADFDSNPFADPQESNPFQDQSVQQATSNSHRGLEEYNPFEDSNKQSQPYRQTAPPTKSEPQPAVLPPTGPPPAYTQSAAQPAVQAGHEDLIRRQEELERKAAELQRREQQINNAQYNTRQNNWPPLPSWLHIQPCFYQDFSVDIPLDFQRTVKTGYYLWMFYVLVLFLNLIGAMAYLFSKTDGGKATTFGLAIVWFVAFSPCSFVCWYRPMYKAFRSDSSFNFFMFFFVFFCQFCANVVQAIGLDGWGTCGWIVSIEVFTDGDMSNAQRISTGLIMMIVAILFTVLATLNLLFLKKVHSLYRSTGASFQKAQEEFARGVVTNPGVQTATKEAAKGAASGMASGMFSGASAGNNQM; this is translated from the exons ATGGCTGACTTTGATAGTAATCCATTTGCTGACCCACAAGAATCTAATCCGTTTCAG GATCAGTCAGTTCAACAAGCAACTAGTAACAGCCATAGAGGTCTTGAAGAATATAACCCTTTTGAAGATTCAAATAAACAATCT CAACCATATAGACAGACAGCACCTCCTACAAAGTCTGAACCCCAACCTGCAGTGTTACCACCCACAGGACCACCACCTGCTTACACACAATCAGCTGCACAACCA GCAGTGCAAGCTGGACATGAAGACTTAATACGACGACAAGAAGAATTAGAACGCAAAGCAGCCGAACTACAAAGAAGAGaacaacaaattaataatgCTCAATATAATA CACGACAAAACAACTGGCCTCCTTTGCCGTCATGGTTACACATCCAGCCTTGCTTTTATCAAGATTTTTCAGTAGACATTCCTTTGGACTTTCAGCGTACAGTGAAAACTGGATATTATTTGTGGATGT TTTATGTATTAGTCCTATTCTTGAATTTGATCGGCGCCATGGCGTACCTATTTTCAAAAACAGATGGAGGTAAAGCGACAACATTTGGTCTTGCAATAGTCTGGTTTGTAGCGTTCAGTCCATGCTCATTCGTTTGTTGGTATCGACCTATGTACAAGGCCTTCAG gaGTGACAGTTCGTTCAATTTCtttatgtttttctttgtatttttctGCCAATTTTGTGCTAATGTTGTACAGGCCATTGGATTAGATGGTTGGGGCACGTG CGGTTGGATCGTGTCCATTGAAGTGTTCACCGATGGTGACATGTCCAACGCTCAACGCATATCCACTGGTTTAATCATGATGATAGTTGCAATCCTGTTCACTGTACTAGCTACATTAAATCTATTATTTCTAAAAAAG GTACACTCCTTGTACCGAAGTACCGGTGCAAGTTTCCAGAAAGCACAAGAAGAGTTCGCCCGAGGTGTCGTGACCAACCCAGGCGTTCAAACCGCAACCAAGGAAGCAGCTAAAGGAGCTGCAAGTGGTATGGCTTCTGGAATGTTCAGTGGTGCCAGCGCCGGCAATAACCAAATGTAA
- the LOC140062829 gene encoding secretory carrier-associated membrane protein 1-like isoform X2, whose translation MADFDSNPFADPQESNPFQDQSVQQATSNSHRGLEEYNPFEDSNKQSQPYRQTAPPTKSEPQPAVLPPTGPPPAYTQSAAQPAVQAGHEDLIRRQEELERKAAELQRREQQINNAQYNTRQNNWPPLPSWLHIQPCFYQDFSVDIPLDFQRTVKTGYYLWMFYVLVLFLNLIGAMAYLFSKTDGGKATTFGLAIVWFVAFSPCSFVCWYRPMYKAFRSDSSFNFFMFFFVFFCQFCANVVQAIGLDGWGTCGWIVTIKVLTDSESSKGSRLSVGFIMMTVAILFSALATLNLLFIKKVHSLYRSTGASFQKAQEEFARGVVTNPGVQTATKEAAKGAASGMASGMFSGASAGNNQM comes from the exons ATGGCTGACTTTGATAGTAATCCATTTGCTGACCCACAAGAATCTAATCCGTTTCAG GATCAGTCAGTTCAACAAGCAACTAGTAACAGCCATAGAGGTCTTGAAGAATATAACCCTTTTGAAGATTCAAATAAACAATCT CAACCATATAGACAGACAGCACCTCCTACAAAGTCTGAACCCCAACCTGCAGTGTTACCACCCACAGGACCACCACCTGCTTACACACAATCAGCTGCACAACCA GCAGTGCAAGCTGGACATGAAGACTTAATACGACGACAAGAAGAATTAGAACGCAAAGCAGCCGAACTACAAAGAAGAGaacaacaaattaataatgCTCAATATAATA CACGACAAAACAACTGGCCTCCTTTGCCGTCATGGTTACACATCCAGCCTTGCTTTTATCAAGATTTTTCAGTAGACATTCCTTTGGACTTTCAGCGTACAGTGAAAACTGGATATTATTTGTGGATGT TTTATGTATTAGTCCTATTCTTGAATTTGATCGGCGCCATGGCGTACCTATTTTCAAAAACAGATGGAGGTAAAGCGACAACATTTGGTCTTGCAATAGTCTGGTTTGTAGCGTTCAGTCCATGCTCATTCGTTTGTTGGTATCGACCTATGTACAAGGCCTTCAG gaGTGACAGTTCGTTCAATTTCtttatgtttttctttgtatttttctGCCAATTTTGTGCTAATGTTGTACAGGCCATTGGATTAGATGGTTGGGGCACGTG TGGCTGGATAGTAACAATCAAAGTTTTAACGGACAGTGAATCTAGCAAAGGCTCACGTCTGTCAGTTGGTTTTATCATGATGACAGTCGCTATACTGTTCAGCGCATTGGCTACATTAAATCTTTTATTCATCAAGAAG GTACACTCCTTGTACCGAAGTACCGGTGCAAGTTTCCAGAAAGCACAAGAAGAGTTCGCCCGAGGTGTCGTGACCAACCCAGGCGTTCAAACCGCAACCAAGGAAGCAGCTAAAGGAGCTGCAAGTGGTATGGCTTCTGGAATGTTCAGTGGTGCCAGCGCCGGCAATAACCAAATGTAA
- the LOC140062829 gene encoding secretory carrier-associated membrane protein 1-like isoform X3 gives MADFDSNPFADPQESNPFQDQSVQQATSNSHRGLEEYNPFEDSNKQSQPYRQTAPPTKSEPQPAVLPPTGPPPAYTQSAAQPAVQAGHEDLIRRQEELERKAAELQRREQQINNAQYNTRQNNWPPLPSWLHIQPCFYQDFSVDIPLDFQRTVKTGYYLWMFYVLVLFLNLIGAMAYLFSKTDGGKATTFGLAIVWFVAFSPCSFVCWYRPMYKAFRSDSSFNFFMFFFVFFCQFCANVVQAIGLDGWGTCGWFVALNVLTNSSSGGQTFVGLWMMCVAILFTALSILKLFYIRKVHSLYRSTGASFQKAQEEFARGVVTNPGVQTATKEAAKGAASGMASGMFSGASAGNNQM, from the exons ATGGCTGACTTTGATAGTAATCCATTTGCTGACCCACAAGAATCTAATCCGTTTCAG GATCAGTCAGTTCAACAAGCAACTAGTAACAGCCATAGAGGTCTTGAAGAATATAACCCTTTTGAAGATTCAAATAAACAATCT CAACCATATAGACAGACAGCACCTCCTACAAAGTCTGAACCCCAACCTGCAGTGTTACCACCCACAGGACCACCACCTGCTTACACACAATCAGCTGCACAACCA GCAGTGCAAGCTGGACATGAAGACTTAATACGACGACAAGAAGAATTAGAACGCAAAGCAGCCGAACTACAAAGAAGAGaacaacaaattaataatgCTCAATATAATA CACGACAAAACAACTGGCCTCCTTTGCCGTCATGGTTACACATCCAGCCTTGCTTTTATCAAGATTTTTCAGTAGACATTCCTTTGGACTTTCAGCGTACAGTGAAAACTGGATATTATTTGTGGATGT TTTATGTATTAGTCCTATTCTTGAATTTGATCGGCGCCATGGCGTACCTATTTTCAAAAACAGATGGAGGTAAAGCGACAACATTTGGTCTTGCAATAGTCTGGTTTGTAGCGTTCAGTCCATGCTCATTCGTTTGTTGGTATCGACCTATGTACAAGGCCTTCAG gaGTGACAGTTCGTTCAATTTCtttatgtttttctttgtatttttctGCCAATTTTGTGCTAATGTTGTACAGGCCATTGGATTAGATGGTTGGGGCACGTG TGGCTGGTTTGTAGCTCTGAATGTGTTGACAAATAGTTCATCAGGTGGACAAACGTTTGTTGGTTTGTGGATGATGTGTGTAGCCATTTTATTCACTGCATTATCCatattaaaactattttatattaGGAAG GTACACTCCTTGTACCGAAGTACCGGTGCAAGTTTCCAGAAAGCACAAGAAGAGTTCGCCCGAGGTGTCGTGACCAACCCAGGCGTTCAAACCGCAACCAAGGAAGCAGCTAAAGGAGCTGCAAGTGGTATGGCTTCTGGAATGTTCAGTGGTGCCAGCGCCGGCAATAACCAAATGTAA
- the LOC140062829 gene encoding secretory carrier-associated membrane protein 1-like isoform X4 has product MDFNPEKDQSVQQATSNSHRGLEEYNPFEDSNKQSQPYRQTAPPTKSEPQPAVLPPTGPPPAYTQSAAQPAVQAGHEDLIRRQEELERKAAELQRREQQINNAQYNTRQNNWPPLPSWLHIQPCFYQDFSVDIPLDFQRTVKTGYYLWMFYVLVLFLNLIGAMAYLFSKTDGGKATTFGLAIVWFVAFSPCSFVCWYRPMYKAFRSDSSFNFFMFFFVFFCQFCANVVQAIGLDGWGTCGWIVSIEVFTDGDMSNAQRISTGLIMMIVAILFTVLATLNLLFLKKVHSLYRSTGASFQKAQEEFARGVVTNPGVQTATKEAAKGAASGMASGMFSGASAGNNQM; this is encoded by the exons atggatTTTAATCCAGAAAAG GATCAGTCAGTTCAACAAGCAACTAGTAACAGCCATAGAGGTCTTGAAGAATATAACCCTTTTGAAGATTCAAATAAACAATCT CAACCATATAGACAGACAGCACCTCCTACAAAGTCTGAACCCCAACCTGCAGTGTTACCACCCACAGGACCACCACCTGCTTACACACAATCAGCTGCACAACCA GCAGTGCAAGCTGGACATGAAGACTTAATACGACGACAAGAAGAATTAGAACGCAAAGCAGCCGAACTACAAAGAAGAGaacaacaaattaataatgCTCAATATAATA CACGACAAAACAACTGGCCTCCTTTGCCGTCATGGTTACACATCCAGCCTTGCTTTTATCAAGATTTTTCAGTAGACATTCCTTTGGACTTTCAGCGTACAGTGAAAACTGGATATTATTTGTGGATGT TTTATGTATTAGTCCTATTCTTGAATTTGATCGGCGCCATGGCGTACCTATTTTCAAAAACAGATGGAGGTAAAGCGACAACATTTGGTCTTGCAATAGTCTGGTTTGTAGCGTTCAGTCCATGCTCATTCGTTTGTTGGTATCGACCTATGTACAAGGCCTTCAG gaGTGACAGTTCGTTCAATTTCtttatgtttttctttgtatttttctGCCAATTTTGTGCTAATGTTGTACAGGCCATTGGATTAGATGGTTGGGGCACGTG CGGTTGGATCGTGTCCATTGAAGTGTTCACCGATGGTGACATGTCCAACGCTCAACGCATATCCACTGGTTTAATCATGATGATAGTTGCAATCCTGTTCACTGTACTAGCTACATTAAATCTATTATTTCTAAAAAAG GTACACTCCTTGTACCGAAGTACCGGTGCAAGTTTCCAGAAAGCACAAGAAGAGTTCGCCCGAGGTGTCGTGACCAACCCAGGCGTTCAAACCGCAACCAAGGAAGCAGCTAAAGGAGCTGCAAGTGGTATGGCTTCTGGAATGTTCAGTGGTGCCAGCGCCGGCAATAACCAAATGTAA